One stretch of Streptomyces agglomeratus DNA includes these proteins:
- a CDS encoding DUF5914 domain-containing protein gives MTDSPRQRRRALPLRSARPVRWEHQTPTWRDARPSIIADALKRSAARPSGNWYVLGASRDIGRGGRPFGRTVGGVEVIAWRTEAGELRAGPGACPHLGAPLRDARVVCGTVVCHWHGLSLDGGPFAGWDPLPAHDDGVLAWVRLDALGGEPPLERPVVPERPREGAVDAVFATVGRCEPEDVVANRLDPWHGSWFHPYSFVGLTVAKAPDDDGDDAFTVDVSFKVAGRLVVPVRAVFTAPGPRTVVMRITEGEGVASVVETHATPVGPGPDGAPRTAVTEAVLAVSDRRGFAVARAAAPALRPLMRWAAGRLWRDDLAYAQRRWLLRSTGRFPG, from the coding sequence ATGACGGACAGTCCGAGGCAGCGGCGCCGTGCGCTGCCGTTGCGGTCGGCGCGCCCGGTCCGCTGGGAGCACCAGACGCCCACCTGGCGTGACGCCAGACCGTCGATCATCGCGGACGCCCTCAAGCGCTCGGCGGCACGGCCGTCGGGCAACTGGTACGTGCTCGGGGCCTCGCGCGACATCGGTCGCGGCGGGCGGCCGTTCGGGCGGACCGTCGGAGGGGTGGAGGTCATCGCCTGGCGCACCGAGGCGGGCGAGCTGAGGGCGGGGCCGGGAGCGTGCCCCCACCTGGGGGCGCCCCTGCGGGACGCGCGGGTCGTGTGCGGCACCGTCGTGTGTCACTGGCACGGGCTGTCCCTGGACGGTGGGCCCTTCGCGGGCTGGGACCCGCTGCCCGCCCACGACGACGGCGTACTCGCCTGGGTGCGCCTCGACGCGCTCGGCGGGGAGCCGCCGCTGGAGCGTCCCGTCGTCCCGGAACGTCCGCGTGAGGGGGCCGTGGACGCCGTGTTCGCGACCGTGGGCCGCTGCGAACCGGAGGACGTGGTGGCCAACCGCCTGGACCCGTGGCACGGTTCGTGGTTCCACCCGTACTCCTTCGTCGGTCTGACCGTCGCGAAGGCGCCGGACGACGACGGCGACGACGCGTTCACCGTCGACGTGTCCTTCAAGGTCGCGGGGCGGCTGGTCGTCCCCGTTCGGGCCGTGTTCACCGCGCCCGGCCCACGCACGGTGGTCATGCGCATCACCGAGGGCGAGGGTGTGGCGTCTGTCGTGGAGACCCATGCCACGCCGGTCGGCCCCGGCCCGGACGGCGCGCCCCGCACTGCGGTGACGGAAGCGGTCCTCGCCGTCTCCGACCGGCGTGGGTTCGCCGTGGCGCGGGCGGCGGCTCCGGCCCTTCGGCCGCTGATGCGGTGGGCGGCAGGACGCCTGTGGCGTGACGACCTCGCGTACGCGCAGCGGCGCTGGCTGCTGCGCAGCACCGGCCGCTTCCCCGGCTGA
- a CDS encoding phytoene/squalene synthase family protein, producing the protein MTRRELDSARIADPGLRAAYAHCRRLNARHGRTYFLATRLLPARRRPAVHALYGFARWADDIVDDLASEQAPGVRDKRLTELEGELGAGLRTGRSAEPVVRALADTARTYGIPHEHFADFMTSMRDDLTITDYATYDDLRAYMHGSAAVIGLQMLPVLGTVVPRDVAAPHAAALGVAFQLTNFLRDVGEDLDRGRVYLPADLLAAHGAHRDLLEWSRATGRTDPRIRAALEAAAALTRSVYREAEPGIAMLEPRVRPCIRTAFTLYGGILDAIAGDGYAVVQRRSVVPRRRRAAVALTGLAGILCARLRPPPLRSPRAAPEGHRRQLTHRRP; encoded by the coding sequence ATGACACGACGGGAACTCGACTCCGCACGTATCGCGGACCCCGGCCTGCGCGCGGCGTACGCCCACTGCCGGCGGCTCAACGCCCGGCACGGCAGGACGTACTTCCTCGCCACGCGCCTGCTGCCCGCCCGCCGGCGGCCGGCGGTCCACGCGCTGTACGGTTTCGCGCGCTGGGCCGACGACATCGTGGACGACCTGGCGTCGGAGCAGGCGCCCGGAGTACGCGACAAGCGGCTCACGGAGCTGGAGGGAGAGCTCGGCGCCGGGCTGCGTACCGGCCGGAGCGCGGAGCCCGTGGTGCGGGCCCTGGCCGACACGGCACGGACCTACGGCATCCCGCACGAGCACTTCGCCGACTTCATGACCTCCATGCGCGACGACCTCACCATCACGGACTACGCGACGTACGACGATCTCAGGGCGTACATGCACGGGTCCGCCGCGGTCATCGGCCTCCAGATGCTGCCGGTGCTCGGCACGGTGGTGCCCCGGGACGTGGCGGCACCGCACGCCGCCGCCCTGGGCGTCGCGTTCCAGCTCACGAACTTCCTGCGCGATGTCGGAGAGGACCTCGACCGGGGGCGGGTGTATCTGCCCGCCGACCTGCTCGCGGCGCACGGAGCGCACCGTGACCTGCTGGAGTGGAGCCGCGCCACAGGCCGGACGGACCCACGGATCCGCGCCGCGCTCGAAGCCGCGGCGGCCCTCACGCGGAGCGTCTACCGGGAAGCCGAACCGGGCATCGCCATGCTCGAACCCCGCGTCCGCCCCTGCATCCGGACGGCGTTCACGCTGTACGGCGGCATCCTCGACGCCATCGCGGGCGACGGTTACGCCGTCGTCCAGCGGCGGTCGGTGGTGCCGCGGCGCCGGCGGGCGGCCGTGGCACTCACCGGGCTCGCCGGCATCCTCTGCGCGCGCCTGCGCCCGCCGCCGCTCCGCTCCCCCAGGGCCGCCCCGGAAGGCCACCGCCGGCAACTCACCCATCGCAGGCCGTAG
- a CDS encoding phytoene desaturase: MRTVPGRTDHVVVVGAGLSGLAATLHLLGSGRRVTVVERGDRPGGRAGRTRLGGYLLDTGPTVLTMPHLADEAFAAVGDSLAGRVDLVELHPAYRARFADGSGLDVHTDGEAMAEEVRAFAGPREAEGYRRLRQWLRSLYEAQMRRFIDTNFDSPFQLLHRDLARLAALRGFGRLDAQIGRYIKDPRLRRVFSFQSLYAGVPPARALAAYAVIAYMDTVAGVYFPKGGMHALPEAMADAAQDAGAEFRYGSEVSGLRLSGGRVTAVRLAGSPDLACDAAVLTPDLPVVYRLLGRTPRRPVRLTHSPSAVILHAGTRRTWPQLGHHTISFGHAWERTFDEITRTGQLMSDPSLLVSRPTAHDPALAPEGRHLHYVLAPCPNTAVGPSAAAWGELAPRYRDSLVQELEKRGLDGFGDAIEEEQLITPADWTAQGHAAGTPFSAAHTFAQTGPFRPRNLVAGIDNAVLAGCGTTPGVGVPTVLISGKLAAARITGF; this comes from the coding sequence ATGAGAACCGTTCCCGGCCGTACGGACCATGTGGTCGTCGTGGGCGCCGGGCTGTCCGGGCTCGCCGCCACGCTGCATCTGCTGGGCAGCGGCCGCCGGGTGACCGTGGTGGAGAGAGGGGACCGGCCGGGCGGCCGCGCGGGACGCACCCGTTTGGGCGGCTACCTCCTCGACACCGGCCCGACCGTGCTCACCATGCCCCACCTCGCCGACGAGGCGTTCGCCGCGGTGGGCGACTCGCTGGCCGGGCGGGTCGACCTCGTCGAGCTGCATCCCGCGTACCGGGCGCGGTTCGCCGACGGTTCCGGCCTCGACGTGCACACCGACGGCGAGGCGATGGCCGAGGAGGTCCGGGCCTTCGCCGGTCCGCGGGAGGCGGAGGGCTACCGCAGGCTGCGGCAGTGGCTGCGGTCGCTCTACGAAGCGCAGATGCGGCGGTTCATCGACACGAACTTCGACTCACCCTTCCAGCTCCTGCACCGCGATCTGGCCCGGCTCGCCGCGCTGCGGGGATTCGGCCGGCTGGACGCGCAGATCGGACGGTACATCAAGGACCCCCGGCTGCGGCGGGTGTTCTCCTTCCAGTCGCTGTACGCGGGTGTCCCGCCGGCCCGGGCGCTCGCCGCCTACGCCGTCATCGCGTACATGGACACCGTGGCCGGCGTGTACTTCCCCAAAGGCGGGATGCACGCGCTGCCCGAGGCGATGGCGGACGCCGCCCAGGACGCCGGGGCGGAGTTCCGTTACGGCAGCGAGGTCAGCGGACTCAGGCTCTCGGGAGGCCGCGTCACCGCGGTGCGGCTCGCCGGTTCGCCGGACCTGGCGTGCGACGCGGCGGTCCTCACGCCCGATCTCCCGGTCGTCTACCGCCTGCTGGGCCGCACGCCGCGCCGCCCGGTCCGCCTGACGCACTCGCCGTCGGCGGTCATCCTCCACGCGGGTACGCGCCGCACGTGGCCGCAGCTCGGCCACCACACCATCTCCTTCGGGCACGCGTGGGAACGCACCTTCGACGAGATCACCCGTACCGGGCAGCTGATGAGCGATCCGTCGCTGCTCGTCTCCCGGCCCACGGCTCACGACCCGGCGCTGGCACCGGAGGGCAGGCACCTTCACTACGTCCTCGCTCCCTGCCCGAACACGGCGGTCGGCCCGTCGGCCGCCGCATGGGGAGAACTCGCCCCCCGCTACCGCGACAGCCTCGTTCAAGAGCTGGAGAAACGCGGGCTGGACGGATTCGGTGACGCCATCGAGGAGGAACAGCTCATCACCCCCGCCGACTGGACAGCCCAGGGGCACGCGGCCGGCACCCCGTTCTCCGCGGCCCACACCTTCGCGCAGACCGGCCCGTTCCGGCCGCGCAACCTCGTCGCGGGCATCGACAACGCCGTACTGGCCGGCTGCGGAACGACTCCGGGCGTGGGCGTACCCACCGTGCTCATCAGCGGAAAGCTGGCGGCGGCCCGCATCACCGGATTCTGA
- a CDS encoding polyprenyl synthetase family protein has translation MLGIQATEDDPPTAVGGRQAGEFISTGRVDHDVTGAVEDVLRAYLGERLAEAARTDAVAADELAGRLRDMALRGGKRLRARFLWWGWRACGGDARGSEAEQVLSVAAALELIQTCAVVHDDVMDRSSVRRGAAAVHEDFARQHARAGMRGSPASHGTAGAILVGDLALAWADDLLASTALSSPRGAPLHREWRAMRWEMVAGQYLDVRAAATGATTLDEAVRIAHLKSALYTVERPLALGAALAGAADRTLGVLRSAGRCAGMAFQLRDDLLGVFGDPGRTGKPADDDLRDGKLTYLRAIALRLADESGDVPAGEALRVADPPLTDEQVRRARAAVEGTGARRVVEAEISRLVRLSERHLAALPGEAAAVAALGSLFRTAAGLHPSGEEGSR, from the coding sequence ATGCTCGGCATTCAGGCGACCGAAGACGACCCGCCCACGGCGGTCGGCGGAAGGCAGGCAGGTGAGTTCATCTCCACGGGACGGGTCGACCATGACGTGACCGGCGCGGTGGAAGACGTACTGCGCGCGTATCTGGGCGAACGGCTGGCGGAAGCCGCCCGGACGGACGCGGTGGCCGCCGACGAGCTGGCCGGCCGGCTGCGCGACATGGCCCTGCGCGGCGGCAAACGGCTCAGGGCCCGGTTCCTCTGGTGGGGCTGGCGGGCCTGCGGCGGCGACGCCCGGGGCAGCGAGGCGGAGCAGGTGCTGAGTGTCGCGGCGGCGCTCGAACTGATCCAGACCTGCGCCGTGGTCCACGACGACGTCATGGACCGCTCGTCGGTGCGCCGCGGGGCCGCGGCCGTACACGAGGACTTCGCACGACAGCACGCCCGGGCGGGGATGCGCGGCTCGCCGGCGTCCCACGGCACCGCCGGAGCCATTCTCGTCGGCGACCTGGCCCTCGCGTGGGCCGACGATCTCCTTGCCTCCACTGCCCTGTCCTCGCCGCGGGGTGCGCCGCTGCACCGCGAATGGCGTGCCATGCGGTGGGAGATGGTGGCCGGCCAGTACCTCGACGTACGAGCGGCGGCCACGGGTGCGACGACGCTCGACGAGGCCGTTCGCATCGCCCACCTCAAGAGCGCGCTGTACACCGTCGAGCGTCCGCTCGCGCTCGGCGCCGCGCTGGCGGGCGCCGCTGACCGCACCCTGGGCGTACTGCGGTCGGCGGGCCGGTGCGCCGGTATGGCGTTCCAGCTCAGGGACGATCTCCTGGGCGTGTTCGGTGATCCGGGGCGTACGGGCAAGCCCGCCGACGACGACCTGCGCGACGGGAAGCTGACGTACCTGCGCGCGATCGCGCTGCGGCTGGCCGACGAGTCGGGCGACGTACCGGCCGGTGAGGCGCTGAGGGTGGCCGACCCGCCGCTGACCGATGAGCAGGTGAGGCGGGCGCGGGCGGCTGTGGAGGGCACCGGTGCCCGGCGGGTCGTCGAAGCCGAGATCAGCCGGTTGGTCCGGCTCAGTGAACGCCACTTGGCCGCACTGCCCGGCGAGGCGGCAGCGGTCGCAGCGCTCGGCAGTCTGTTCCGTACCGCGGCGGGTCTGCACCCGTCGGGCGAGGAGGGCTCCCGATGA
- a CDS encoding MerR family transcriptional regulator, producing the protein MDETEGSRPETGGLTTGAVARRFGVAPTTLRSWDRRYGIGPAAREDGKHRRWTAADLAVLERMRALTHDGVPPAEAARVARAQPRPEREPTDSSSGRTPGTAAARRRGSPTTRPVPRGHPGGGLQLKDARVECRGLARAALRLDAFAVDRLLEAVIAEHGLVTAWAEIIVPTLRAVGRKWQTSGEKYVEVEHLLSWHVSSALHRRQRAPAEVSTADFAVLACVPGETHTLPLEALAAALHERNLPVRMFGAALPAEALVEAVRRTGPGAVALWAQSRTTASRPLAQHVARMTWGVRGARRRPTVLTVGPGWTAPVVPGALRPSGLAEAVDAVVSVLTGRPGGPSA; encoded by the coding sequence ATGGACGAGACCGAGGGGTCGCGCCCGGAGACGGGCGGTCTCACCACAGGGGCGGTGGCGCGCCGCTTCGGCGTGGCACCGACCACGTTGCGCTCCTGGGACCGGCGGTACGGCATCGGGCCCGCCGCGCGCGAGGACGGCAAGCACCGGCGCTGGACCGCCGCGGACCTCGCCGTACTGGAGCGCATGCGCGCCCTCACCCATGACGGCGTGCCGCCGGCCGAAGCCGCCCGCGTCGCCCGTGCGCAGCCGCGTCCGGAACGGGAGCCGACGGACTCGTCCTCCGGCCGCACGCCAGGGACCGCGGCGGCGAGACGGCGGGGAAGTCCGACCACGCGGCCCGTCCCGCGCGGCCATCCGGGCGGCGGGCTCCAGTTGAAGGACGCCCGAGTGGAGTGCAGGGGTCTCGCACGCGCGGCGCTGCGCCTCGACGCGTTCGCCGTCGACCGTCTGCTGGAAGCCGTGATCGCCGAGCACGGACTCGTGACGGCCTGGGCGGAGATCATCGTCCCGACCCTCAGGGCAGTCGGCCGTAAATGGCAGACCTCCGGGGAGAAGTACGTCGAGGTCGAGCATCTCCTGTCCTGGCACGTCTCCAGCGCCCTGCACCGCCGACAGCGCGCTCCGGCCGAGGTCTCCACCGCGGACTTCGCCGTCCTCGCCTGCGTCCCCGGTGAAACGCACACCCTGCCACTCGAGGCTCTCGCCGCCGCCCTGCACGAGCGGAACCTGCCGGTGCGCATGTTCGGCGCGGCGTTGCCTGCGGAGGCGCTGGTCGAAGCGGTGCGCAGGACAGGGCCGGGAGCTGTGGCGCTGTGGGCCCAGTCCCGGACGACGGCGAGCCGGCCGCTCGCCCAGCACGTGGCACGGATGACGTGGGGCGTCCGGGGCGCGCGCCGCCGGCCCACGGTGCTCACTGTGGGACCGGGATGGACCGCTCCGGTCGTGCCCGGCGCTCTGCGCCCCTCCGGCCTGGCGGAGGCGGTGGACGCGGTGGTGTCGGTCCTCACCGGCAGGCCCGGCGGACCGTCCGCGTAA
- a CDS encoding RNA polymerase sigma factor, protein MSTTQVKTAISAPHAPVDATRDSSAPAGVPLLDDEQEFAAVYHQWGALVYTMATRSLGDAKEAEDVTQQVFMAAWRGRAGFRPQRGPLGAWLVGITRRKIVDALAARTRRAEIAGAAAAGIPAYGQAGQAPEAVLDRVLVADELRRLPPAQREVLALAYYGDLTHAQIAERTGLPLGTVKSHARRGIHLLRHHIEEAQVH, encoded by the coding sequence ATGAGTACCACGCAGGTGAAGACCGCAATCAGCGCCCCGCACGCACCCGTCGACGCCACACGGGACTCGAGCGCTCCGGCAGGCGTACCGCTCCTCGACGACGAGCAGGAGTTCGCGGCGGTCTACCACCAGTGGGGCGCCCTCGTGTACACCATGGCCACGCGCTCGCTCGGCGACGCGAAAGAGGCCGAGGACGTCACGCAGCAGGTGTTCATGGCGGCATGGCGTGGGCGCGCCGGGTTCCGCCCACAGCGCGGCCCCCTGGGCGCCTGGCTGGTCGGCATCACCCGGCGCAAGATCGTCGACGCCCTGGCGGCGCGAACCCGCAGGGCGGAGATCGCCGGTGCCGCCGCGGCCGGCATCCCGGCGTACGGTCAGGCCGGTCAGGCCCCCGAAGCCGTGCTCGACCGCGTACTCGTCGCGGACGAGCTGCGCAGGCTTCCGCCGGCTCAGCGCGAGGTTCTCGCCCTCGCCTACTACGGCGACCTCACCCACGCGCAGATCGCCGAGCGCACGGGCCTCCCGCTGGGCACCGTGAAGAGCCACGCGCGCCGCGGGATACACC